The proteins below are encoded in one region of Brassica napus cultivar Da-Ae chromosome A6, Da-Ae, whole genome shotgun sequence:
- the LOC106347710 gene encoding protein DCL homolog, chloroplastic-like isoform X1 produces MTSLLLLRNGFLNYRHHQFSIASAGFHSHRRRLLCSLADKPQFREDDSPMPAMSSTAPVDDNWRYEDPDYRKWKNLEAEILGDIEPVALLAKDILHSDRYLDGERLDFEDEKIIMEKLLAFHPYAKDKIGCGLDFIMVDRHPQFRHSRCLFVVRTDGGWIDFSYQKCLRAYVRDRYPSHAERFIREHFKRASS; encoded by the exons ATGACCTCGCTACTCCTCCTCCGCAACGGTTTTCTCAACTACCGTCATCATCAGTTCAGCATCGCATCGGCGGGTTTCCACTCTCACCGGCGCCGTCTGTTGTGTTCTCTTGCTGATAAACCGCAGTTTCGCGAGGATGATTCTCCCATGCCGGCCATGAGCTCGACGGCTCCTGTTGATGATAATTGGCGTTATGAAGATCCTGATTATCGCAAGTGGAAGAACCTTGAGGCGGAGATACTTGGAGATATCGAACCTGTAGCTCTTCTCGCCAAAGATATTCTTCACTCCGATAG ATATTTGGATGGAGAACGCTTGGACTTTGAGGATGAGAAAATTATCATGGAAAAACTTCTTGCTTTTCACCCCTACGCCAAAGATAAAATTGGCTGCGGtcttgattttataatg GTTGATCGGCATCCTCAGTTCAGGCACTCGAGGTGCCTGTTTGTTGTGAGAACGGATGGTGGATGGATAGATTTCTCCTACCAGAAGTGTCTTCGAGCCTATGTTCGAGATAGATACCCGTCTCACGCCGAGAGATTTATTCGTGAACATTTTAAGCGCGCTAGTAGCTAA
- the LOC106347710 gene encoding protein DCL, chloroplastic-like isoform X2, which translates to MTSLLLLRNGFLNYRHHQFSIASAGFHSHRRRLLCSLADKPQFREDDSPMPAMSSTAPVDDNWRYEDPDYRKWKNLEAEILGDIEPVALLAKDILHSDRYLDGERLDFEDEKIIMEKLLAFHPYAKDKIGCGLDFIMVRYFRLIGILSSGTRGACLL; encoded by the exons ATGACCTCGCTACTCCTCCTCCGCAACGGTTTTCTCAACTACCGTCATCATCAGTTCAGCATCGCATCGGCGGGTTTCCACTCTCACCGGCGCCGTCTGTTGTGTTCTCTTGCTGATAAACCGCAGTTTCGCGAGGATGATTCTCCCATGCCGGCCATGAGCTCGACGGCTCCTGTTGATGATAATTGGCGTTATGAAGATCCTGATTATCGCAAGTGGAAGAACCTTGAGGCGGAGATACTTGGAGATATCGAACCTGTAGCTCTTCTCGCCAAAGATATTCTTCACTCCGATAG ATATTTGGATGGAGAACGCTTGGACTTTGAGGATGAGAAAATTATCATGGAAAAACTTCTTGCTTTTCACCCCTACGCCAAAGATAAAATTGGCTGCGGtcttgattttataatggtgcGTTACTTCAG GTTGATCGGCATCCTCAGTTCAGGCACTCGAGGTGCCTGTTTGTTGTGA